A stretch of DNA from Methanogenium sp. S4BF:
CTTGTATTTCCGACAACCTCAAGAGATACCGTATCTGTGTCTGTGGTCAGCGTGTACCAGGATGCAGGAATCCCATAGCGTGCCAGTGCGTCCCGGAAGGACCCTTCCCACATCCGGCGGGTGTTCACGTCGTCTGATGCCACCACAATGCTAACATTGGTAATTGCGTCATAGGACACTTCTGAAATGCCATTCGAATTCAGATTTGTGTCAATTCGCACCGGTCCGGTGCCGCTTATCAGCTGTTCACCATTCAGCCGGATTATCGTTAAATCGACTTTGGCAGTATACCCTCCGCCAGTCCCGTATCGTGCGATGGTCAGGGGCGGCATGACCCGGACAGTAGAACCGGAATCCTGTTCAAGGAAAACGCCACCCAGCTGATAATAGTAATTCTGGTCTATCCAGTAGTTATTATCTGACTGAAATTCGAGTGAACCCATCTCATAGTCAGCAATGGTTACCACTCCCCCGGCATTCGAACCGGCAGTGACTGTAATGGTTTCAGAACGTTGGTTTATTCCGACAGAGCCCCCGGAGGGGATCGGTGTCAGCAACACAAAATCACCGATCCCTCCCTGACTGTAACCCCCGCCGGTTCCCAGATCAAGGGTTGTACTAAGGGTTGTTCCCTCCCGTTCATTCACCCAGAGGGAGTCCAGCGAAATTTTATAGGCCGCAAATGTGTCTTTGATGTCATTCATATGGCTTATTTCATTATCCCTTCCCTGAACAGGGACCGTATATGTCTGATACATCACAAGAAATACTACCAGAAGGCCTATCAGAAGAATAAATCCGATCACTTCTGAAAGCCCTTCATCACTCTGAAACGACTTCATAAGACAAATACGTGAGTTTTACCGCCGTGACAATAAATACCTGTTTGTACTAAAGACGGTCCTGAGATTCAGATAATACCTATATATTGTTAATCTTGAAACGCCAAATATTAGCCAATGCAGCAACAGGAAGGAGAAACCCAGGAGCGAATACACTGGGCAGATGTCTGTGCAGCACAGGTTGATCAGGAAAAAACCCACTATATTGCCACCGGGATTACGCCATCCGGACCGATCCATCTCGGCAATATGCGGGAAGTTTTGACCGGAGATCTTGTGCACAAAGCAATGGTCGAACGAGGACTTTCAGCAGAACTCATTTATATCGCTGATGATTTTGATCCACTCCGCAAGGTGTATCCATTTCTCCCGGATTCATATGCAAAATATATCGGAATGCCCATATGCGACATTCCCTGCCCCTGCGGCAAACATGCAAATTATGCAGAACATTTTCTTGAACCGTTTCTGCAGGCAATCGACGAGATGGATGTACACCCAACCATCGTTCGTTCAAGTGAACTCTACCGGTCAGGCAGATATACTGATGAAATCGCAACCGTGCTGAACCGTTCAGATGACATAAAAGAGATTCTTGAACGGGTTTCAGGCCGATCACTTCCGGATTCATGGGTTCCCTATTATCCGATATGCAGCAAATGCGGTACAATTGCAAATGCAGAGATTCTCTCCCATGATCCGGAGACGACATCCGTTGCATACCGTTGCCCCTGTGGACATGAAGGAGTATCGGATTATTCAAAAGGTGAAGGGAAACTGGTCTGGCGTGTTGACTGGCCAATGCGGTGGTACAACATGGGCATCACCGTAGAACCATTTGGAAAAGACCATGCCGCAGCAGGAGGCTCATACGACACCGGTAAAGAGATCGTGGAGAAGATATTCGGCGGAGTCGCCCCGTTCCCGGTTCAGTATGAATGGATCAGCCTGAAAGGAAAGGGAGCAATGGCTTCATCAACCGGTGTTGCCATATCCATCAATGAGATGCTCTCCATCGTTCCGCCTGACGTCCTGCGATATATGATTGTCCGGACCCGGCCCGAGCGGGCAATCAACTTTGACCCGGGTATGGGACTGTTATCACTTATTGATGAGTATGCGCGCCTTGCAGAGGACAAGAACAGCCGTGAATATGAACTATCGGCAATATCGTCAATTGCAACTGACATCCCCTTCCGCCATATGGTAACAGTTGTGCAGATTGCACGGGACAAGGAAACCATTTTTGATATCCTTGCCCGGAGCGGATATAATGTTGAAAACAAAGAGGCAGTGCTTGCACGTGCTGAACGTGCACGAATATGGATTGAAAAATACGCACCAGAAATGGTGAAATTCACGGTCCAGACCGAATTGCCTTCTGCGGTATTTGCATTTACGGAAGATGACCGCTACGGACTGAGTGCCCTTCTCGCACAATATATTGCAATGGATGAATGGAAGGCTGAGACCATCCACAATGCAGTATACAAAGTGGGGGAGGATACCGGGGTGAACGCAAAGAAAATTTTCACTGCCCTCTACCTCGCAATTCTCGGAAAAGAACGGGGCCCCAGACTTGGATGGTTCCTTGAAGCCCTGGGACAGGAATTTGTGACCCAGAGAATTACTGATGCGGTGAATGCCGGTGCTTAGTACAGCCTGCAGACTCTGCCACGAAGGCGCAAAAATGGTTCTGTTTGTTACCGGAAGGTGCAACAGGACCTGCTGGTACTGCCCGATTTCATCTGAGAAGAAAGGGAAAGACACCGCCTATGCAAATGACCGGGTCATTCTCACCGATGACGACATCCTTGAGGAAGCCTGGTCAATGGGAGCACTGGGTGCCGGGATAACCGGAGGGGAACCCCTTCTGGTACCTGAACGGGTAAAGCACTACTGTACTCTTCTGAAAAATGAATATGGAGAGGCATTCAATATCCACCTGTACACCGGCATTGCTCCGAATGAAGACATTCTTATTCTTCTCAGCGACTGCGTGGATGAAATACGGTTTCATCTCCCGGAAGAAATCTGGGAAACCTATCAGGATTCCCCATTTCCTGCGGCAATTCGCACCGCAAAAGAACTCGGATTTGAAGTCACCATTGAAGTGCCGTCATTACCGGGACTGCATCATCTTATCCCTGCCGTTGACACCGTTGACTGGTTCAATATTAATGAACTGGAATGGAGTGAAACAAACGCAGACGCAATGAGAGGAAAGAGCCACTCACTTGAAGACTGCTACCATAACGCCGTCGGAGGTGCAGGGATTTGGGCGGCAGAGATTCTCAAAAATCCAAAAGTGCACTGGTGTTCATCAGGTTTCAAAGACTCGGTGCAGCTGAGAAAAAGACTGATTCGCACGGCAGAAATTACTGCACGTGAATTTGAAGAGGTCACCGATGACGGCACTCTGATGTACGGCGTCTGGGAATATGCCGGGCAGCCTCATGATATCGAAGAGGGAATGTGGCAGGAGAGAGACGGCAATATCGAGACTGCCTGGTGGATCCTTGCAGAACACCCGGAAGACTTTCCCGGAACAAAGTATATCATTGAACGATATCCCGGATGGGGGATAATAGTGGAGGTAATCCCGCTTTGAAACTCAGGAATATTCTTAATCAATGCTACGAGCGTCATCTGATGAAACGCATAACGAACGTTCCGGATCATATTGCAATCATCCAGGACGGAAACCGCCGTTATGCAAAGATACAGGGGAAAAATACCTCTTTCGGACACCGGAAAGGTGCGCAGACCTCAGAGGATCTGCTTGAATGGGCACGGGAGATTGGCGTCCGGAATGTGACATTATACTCATTTTCCACGGAAAATTTTAACCGGTCAGATGAAGAGCTGAATGAATTATTCTCACTTTTTATTGAAAAATTCAGATCCGTAAAAACGGATCCACGGATTCATAAAAATAAAATCCGCCTGCAGGTAGTAGGAGACCGCAGCCTCATTCCGGAAAATCTTCTTGCAACCATCGTTGAAGCAGAGGAAGCAACCAAAGACTATACACAATTCCACCTCAATATTGCCCTGGCATATGGGGGCAGAAATGAAATCGTGCTTGCATCACGGGAAATTATCAAAGATCTGAGAGCAAACAGAATAACACCCGATATGATCACCAAAGATCTCTTTGACGAAAAGATCCGCGGAGACCTGCATCTCCCCCCCGTTGATCTGATCATCCGTACCGGAAACGAGAAACGGACATCCAATTTTCTTCCGTGGTTTGCCAACGGATACGAATCAGCGGTCTACTTCTGTGCACCATACTGGCCCCTCTTCAGAAAAATTGATCTGCTCAGGGGAATCCGCGTGTATGACGAACGGGTTAAGAGCGGCTATCTCCCATAACGTCTTTTGCGGAGCTGATAATCCCGTATTGCCCGGAAAAAATCAATTTTTCTAAACGTCTGCCAGTTTACATCAGTGAAAAACAGTTCAGAATATACTGACTGCCAGATCATAAAATCCATCAGATGGTTATCCCCGGTTTTAATGACAAAATCCGGTTCATAATGAAATGTCAGGTGAGATTCGAGCATTTTTTCGTCAATCTCATCCGGTGCGATTCCTTTTTCTGCAATTTCACGAACAGAACGGACAATCTCTTCCCTGCCACTCATGCCCACTGCAATAATGGTATCCGGAATCTGGCTCCCGTCATGGAGCACCGATACCCCTCCGGGTGAATACAGGGTTACACGGACAGGACCAAAGGAATCTTTAAACCGGGTTATTTCTGAGATCAGGGGATCAGGATTATCGGTATCAATATGGAAAATGAGGGATTTCAACCCACATTCTCCACTCCAGTTGATAACCTGGATGATTTTTTCCGGTGCACGTCGCGCTTCATCCTCGGAGAGCATGATACAGATATGACCGGGAACATCCACACATCCCCGGATCAGAACCCTCTCATAGATATACCGAATCATACAACACCTGAATTTTCGATTTTATTGAAATGCAGCCCATCTCCGGTTGCTACAGTAGAACATCCCCGGCAACCCCATAGAGCAATAAGATAGTATACACCTTTTGTATCACAGGTAATTAATATCATTCAATTCTGTCAATGATGCACCTGAAGAATACATCTGAGGGCATGCATCACGACCGGAACAGAGGCACCAATCTTTATCAGATCATTACCATTATTGAAACTGAATCTCCCATAGTAATAGACAGGTGATTAAAATGCTCTCATTCGTTGGACTTGGTCTGTATGACGGGGAAGACATCTCCCTAAAAGGTCTCAGGAAAATAAAGGAAGCAGACCATATCTTTCTGGAAGGATATACATCCCGCCTGATGGGTATAAAGATCTGTGAGATGGAGGACCAGTACGGAAAAACAGTAACGATTCTGGGACGGGAGGATGTTGAACAGCATCCGGATACCGTTCTTGAATACGCTAAAGAAGGACCGGTGGTATTTCTTACCGGAGGGGATCCGATGGTATCAACCACGCATGCCGACCTTCGTATACGGGCAGCGGAACGGGGGATAAAGACAGAGATTATTCATTCATCTTCGATTATCAGTGCCGTCTGCGGCCTTTCAGGGTTACAGAATTATCGGTTCGGAAAATCATGCTCGGTTCCGTTTCCTGCAGAAAACTGGTTTCCCATCACACCATTTGAAACAATTTCAGCCAACCTTGCATTAGATCTTCACACACTGGTCTACCTGGATATCCAGTCAGACAGATATATGACCGTTCCTGAGGCAATCAGCCTGATATCTGCAATGGCGCAGAAGAAAAATGCAGAATTACCGGGACTTTTTATTGGCATTGCACGTGCGGGCAGCGAAAATCCTACAGTTATTGCCGGAAATGCAGAGGCCCTTTTAAATGCAGATTTTGGCCCGCCCCTCCATGTGCTCATTGTCCCGGCGAGTCTTCACCCAATCGAGGAGGATTATATCCGGACATTTGCTGGTTACCATGATTGAGGCATACGGCAAAACCTTTTTCGAAAAGGCAGATAGAGCTAAAATTGTTGTTCCACAGAATACATGGCTTTTCAGTGCGGCAGAAGATGTTATTGAGATGGCGCAGGCATACGCTTCAGACGGATTTGTATTTCTGAAGAACCATGATGAGGTAAATGCTCTTGCATCATTTGCCTATGGAAACGGATGGCTGGATACGGGCGTAAAAGCAGGCCTCATCGCCAGTCTTTCAACGGGCATCCCCCCATCAGGCTGTGCAGAGGAGATACCGGAAAACCTCTCGGACCATCTGTCGGAGAAGACATTCAGATACGAAAGAATGCTCACCACTGCATTAACATCTGTCTGCATAAATTCTGAACCGGAACTTCCCCTTTATTCGGCAGCAGAAGAACTCTGCCGGATTGCACACCTCCATTATCACGAAGGCACAACTGAAATACAACGCAACAATCTTGCAGATGGACTGGCCCTTCTCAGTTACGCCTACGGATGGATTGATGCAGGTGTACGTACAGGCATCCTGAGGGTAGTAAAAAATAACGAATTATTCACGATTTAAAGTAAAAAGAGTTTATAGTTTGGCAGGAAAACGTAGATAATTCATCGATTCTTTCGGAAATGGAGATTATTAATTCATGGAAAGTTCACAATGGAAATGGTTGGCCCTCTCTGTTGGTTTCAGTACAATTGTACTCATAGGTGTTCTTTGGTTTACCATAGATGATGAGACCATCACCTATCTTAAGGACGTCAACTACACATTTTTACTGTTTGCATTGTTTCTCCACATCCTTGCATTGATGGCATGGGGTATGAGACTGAAGATGATGTCGCAATCTCTGGGGTATCACGTACCCTTTCTCCATGCACTAAACGCAGTCTTTGCAAATCTTCTGGTTGCTGCCATCACTCCCTCACAGGCAGGAGGAGAACCAGTCAGAATTCATGAGCTCTATCGGGCAGATGTGCCGGTAGGTGATGCAACCGCTGTTGTGATCATGGAGCGGGTTATTGATGGTATTGTACTCGGACTCATTGGGATATTGGCATTTTTCCTGCTGGTATTCCAGGTTGCAACACTGGACGTGAATCTTACGACTCCTTTGATGGTCATCTGGGTTATGCTCATTTGCTTCATGGCCCTCTTTGTCTATTCCATCCGCCACCCCGAATTTCTGAAAAAGATTCTGTATAAAATGTCCGGATGGTTAACAAAACGGTGGAAATCAGAAAAAGTGGATAAACTGATGAACTCCATCGATTCCGAAGTTGATAACTTTAATCGTGCACTTGCAAAATTCGTCAGCAAGGCAAAATCCGGACTGATATGGGGCTTTATCCTGACCACCATCTACTGGACGTTTGAATTTTTGATTGCCTCATTCATTCTGATAGCGATTGGATCAAAACCATTCTTCATTGAATCCTTTATCGTACAGCTGATAATTGCAATCATCATGATGATCCCGCTTACCCCGGGAAGTTCAGGAGTTGCAGAAATCACCGCCACATCACTCTATGGCCTGTTCGTCCCGTCGTCGATTGTAGGGGTGTTTGTCCTCCTCTGGCGGCTTATCCTGTATTATTTCAACGTATTTGTCGGCGTGCTTGCAAGTGTCCTCATTGTCAGAAGAGAGATGATATTACGGCAGTTAAAACGGCTGAAACGCAATCAGAACTGATTGCTTGAATCAAAATCTTTATTCTCTTTTTTCTCAGGAAGAATAGATCCTCCCACCGCCAAAGTCATACACATTTTCTTTTTTTTGTGTGCGACAGATTCTCTCAATCAGGGTCTACAATTGGCAGCAATTTATTCAGAACAAAAGAACGAATGCAGACAGAAAAAGAAAAACAACGACACTCAGCGAGCCAGGTTTACCTATGTACAGAATTATCCGGAATAATGACGACAGGGCCCTGAAATGTCCTTGTCACACGGATACAAAATGGTACGACCGCAACTCAATTCAAATGCGCGCACGCCTTTGAATTCTATAAATGCATAATATGACATTAAAAGGCATTTTTGAAAATGACAAGTCACGTCAGAAAAGACTTCTTACGAGCATTTGCAGCGAAGTATGGTTCCCGAGCACTCGCGTAACTCAGTACAGCATACTACGTGAACGGGCTTAACTTCCGGGTTCGGTATGGGTCCGGGTGTTGCCCCGCTGCTATGGCCGCAAATACAGGACAAAGGATTTTGCCCTGTTCGAAATCCCTTTCAGGGATTTCAAAAGCCAAGGTCCAGATTTGAACTGGAGTATAGCTGCTCTGCAGGCAGCCGCGTGGCCGCTCCGCCACCTTGGCATTCGTGTTGCCTAACAATATTATCACTACTAGGATAAATACATTGTTTTATGAATCTGCAAACCCACCGCTTACACCTGAATTTTGGCATGGAACTTCAAATGAACTGACCATACGATTAATAATCATTGTCATCTTCTCCAAGATTTCGATAATATGTACACGACGAGACTTATTCAGAGACATACATCAGACTCCCGAACCGGCATCCGGAAATACCCATTCAAAAGTTGAATATCCGAATTCATTCCGGACGGAAAAAAGGCTGTCTGACAGTATGAAAATACCTGCCCCAAAGCAGGATAAGAAAGCAAAAATTATCGACTGATTATTCAGCAGATTACAGAGACTTGTTCGGACGTATTGTCCCGGGAAAAGATTCCTTGCGCAGCAGACCGACCGTTACGGGGTATACCATACAAAGGTGCGTATCTACCATACTGCACAAGGACAGACCGAAGGGAACGCACAGAAACAGTAAACTGGTCACCATTATTTAGTTCAATATTGACTGCTTTCCCTGACGATGAAATATATACCATCCCTGCCGTTCCACACAAATGCAATTCAGCAGTCTTTCGGATAGGTTCAATCCGTCCGGAACGGATACCTGCCATGGCCTGATACAATTCCGGCAGCCTGACACCAAATCTGGTTCCGTGAATGATCACCTCAATAATGCTGTTTTCCCGCCCGTCACAATCACGCACCATCCTGCGGCCCGCCTGCACATATCCTGCTTTTTTCAGCATGATTCTCCCAAAAATAACCTGAGAATATTAATACATAAGGACTAGCCATGGGGACCGTGAAAGTAAAAACGGAATTAAATTCGGGATGGGTCTCAAACCCATTCAATTTCGAATGAATGCTTCTGCTATTTATCCGTGAAAAATTCCGATGAAGATTATTCATGTGGCCATATGCCCATATCTGTTCAGGAATGATGCCAGTATTACCGAAAAAGGACACATGGTATGCTGACAGTGCAGATAATTCTCTTTGAATCTCTCTTCTGGATTCGGCCGGCTTCAATATTTCTCCCCGTGCAGCTGCCAGAGATGGCGGCCACTCTCTGGCAGGAAAAGGAAAATCACGCATAAAGCACCAGACGAAAACCAGCCCGCCATACAGATGTGTATATTCAATGCTGATTCAGCGATGAAACGAAAAGAGAGGGAAAGAGAGGGAAAAAGCAAATCGGTATAAGTTCAGGGCAATGCATAAGCTCACTCACTTCCTTTCAGAGGAAGAGTTGCATCAGTGTGATATCTTTCCGGAATATCCTTTCAACCATTTTCACGAGAGCTCACGCTCCTTTGTATACCCATTCCCGAACAGAATAATCACATGCAGTCATCTGCGGTACAGGAATCCTTCCCGGGCACTCACGCTCTTTTGTATCGTATATACAGAACAGAATAACCCCTTAGAACCAGTTTACAGATAAGAATCAACCGCAGAGCCTAGGCTCTCAGGTATAACAGTTACAGAACAGATTTTCTCATTTTTTTGCAGAGCATTTGCAGCGAAGTATGGTTCCCGAGCACTCGCGTAACTCAGTACAGCATACTACGTGAACGGGCTTAACTTCCGGGTTCGGTATGGGTCCGGGTGTTGCCCCGCTGCTATGGCCGCAAATACAGAAGCTGTGTATCGTGTGTGCACACTGGATTTCGTCTGAGTTTTAACGGAACACGTAAATCAGTGTTAGCTGATTCGGGCGTTAGTACTCGTGGACTGAACACGTCGTTACCTTCGTGCGTACATCCCGAGCCTATCAAACGGATCTTTTATCCATGCCCTCAGACGAGGTCTCTTTTTAGGTCTGGTTTCAAGCTTAGATGCTTTCAGCTTTTATCCATTATCGCGTAGCCACTCGGCACTGCCCTGTCGGACAACCGATCTACCAGTGGCGACGACGGAAAGTTCCTCTCGTACTATTTCCGTCTTACCCTCAGACCTCTAACACTCCAAATAGATAGTAACCGACCTGTCTCACGACGGTCTAAACCCAGCTCACGATCCCCTTTAATAGGCGAACAACCTCACCCTTGGCTGCTGCTGCACAGCCAGGATGGAAAGAACCGACATCGAGGTAGCAAGCCGCCGGGTCGATATGTGCTCTTGCCGGCGACGACTCAATTATCCCCGGGGTAGCTTTTCTGTCGTCAATAGCACTCATCAAAAGCGCGTATTGGTTCGTTAGACCCGAGTTTCCTCTCGTGAACACTTGCTATGCGTGTTCACGTCAGGCCAACTTTTGCTCTTGACACTCTTCTGTGAGTTTCTGACTCACATGAGTTGACCTTGGGGCACCCTTGATATCTTTTCGAGGGTGTGGCGCCCCACCCAAACTGCCTACCTACCGATGTCCTCACAAGGAGTTAGTGTTACAGTATACAAAGGATGGTGTCTCATTGGTGACTAACCAGCCCCCACGAGGGCTGGATCGACATCTCCCATCTACTCTGCGCAATGAATACCGTAACAC
This window harbors:
- the lysS gene encoding lysine--tRNA ligase codes for the protein MQQQEGETQERIHWADVCAAQVDQEKTHYIATGITPSGPIHLGNMREVLTGDLVHKAMVERGLSAELIYIADDFDPLRKVYPFLPDSYAKYIGMPICDIPCPCGKHANYAEHFLEPFLQAIDEMDVHPTIVRSSELYRSGRYTDEIATVLNRSDDIKEILERVSGRSLPDSWVPYYPICSKCGTIANAEILSHDPETTSVAYRCPCGHEGVSDYSKGEGKLVWRVDWPMRWYNMGITVEPFGKDHAAAGGSYDTGKEIVEKIFGGVAPFPVQYEWISLKGKGAMASSTGVAISINEMLSIVPPDVLRYMIVRTRPERAINFDPGMGLLSLIDEYARLAEDKNSREYELSAISSIATDIPFRHMVTVVQIARDKETIFDILARSGYNVENKEAVLARAERARIWIEKYAPEMVKFTVQTELPSAVFAFTEDDRYGLSALLAQYIAMDEWKAETIHNAVYKVGEDTGVNAKKIFTALYLAILGKERGPRLGWFLEALGQEFVTQRITDAVNAGA
- a CDS encoding radical SAM protein — protein: MPVLSTACRLCHEGAKMVLFVTGRCNRTCWYCPISSEKKGKDTAYANDRVILTDDDILEEAWSMGALGAGITGGEPLLVPERVKHYCTLLKNEYGEAFNIHLYTGIAPNEDILILLSDCVDEIRFHLPEEIWETYQDSPFPAAIRTAKELGFEVTIEVPSLPGLHHLIPAVDTVDWFNINELEWSETNADAMRGKSHSLEDCYHNAVGGAGIWAAEILKNPKVHWCSSGFKDSVQLRKRLIRTAEITAREFEEVTDDGTLMYGVWEYAGQPHDIEEGMWQERDGNIETAWWILAEHPEDFPGTKYIIERYPGWGIIVEVIPL
- the uppS gene encoding polyprenyl diphosphate synthase; translation: MKRITNVPDHIAIIQDGNRRYAKIQGKNTSFGHRKGAQTSEDLLEWAREIGVRNVTLYSFSTENFNRSDEELNELFSLFIEKFRSVKTDPRIHKNKIRLQVVGDRSLIPENLLATIVEAEEATKDYTQFHLNIALAYGGRNEIVLASREIIKDLRANRITPDMITKDLFDEKIRGDLHLPPVDLIIRTGNEKRTSNFLPWFANGYESAVYFCAPYWPLFRKIDLLRGIRVYDERVKSGYLP
- a CDS encoding undecaprenyl diphosphate synthase family protein; translation: MIRYIYERVLIRGCVDVPGHICIMLSEDEARRAPEKIIQVINWSGECGLKSLIFHIDTDNPDPLISEITRFKDSFGPVRVTLYSPGGVSVLHDGSQIPDTIIAVGMSGREEIVRSVREIAEKGIAPDEIDEKMLESHLTFHYEPDFVIKTGDNHLMDFMIWQSVYSELFFTDVNWQTFRKIDFFRAIRDYQLRKRRYGR
- the dph5 gene encoding diphthine synthase; protein product: MLSFVGLGLYDGEDISLKGLRKIKEADHIFLEGYTSRLMGIKICEMEDQYGKTVTILGREDVEQHPDTVLEYAKEGPVVFLTGGDPMVSTTHADLRIRAAERGIKTEIIHSSSIISAVCGLSGLQNYRFGKSCSVPFPAENWFPITPFETISANLALDLHTLVYLDIQSDRYMTVPEAISLISAMAQKKNAELPGLFIGIARAGSENPTVIAGNAEALLNADFGPPLHVLIVPASLHPIEEDYIRTFAGYHD
- a CDS encoding DUF357 domain-containing protein — translated: MIEAYGKTFFEKADRAKIVVPQNTWLFSAAEDVIEMAQAYASDGFVFLKNHDEVNALASFAYGNGWLDTGVKAGLIASLSTGIPPSGCAEEIPENLSDHLSEKTFRYERMLTTALTSVCINSEPELPLYSAAEELCRIAHLHYHEGTTEIQRNNLADGLALLSYAYGWIDAGVRTGILRVVKNNELFTI
- a CDS encoding flippase-like domain-containing protein: MESSQWKWLALSVGFSTIVLIGVLWFTIDDETITYLKDVNYTFLLFALFLHILALMAWGMRLKMMSQSLGYHVPFLHALNAVFANLLVAAITPSQAGGEPVRIHELYRADVPVGDATAVVIMERVIDGIVLGLIGILAFFLLVFQVATLDVNLTTPLMVIWVMLICFMALFVYSIRHPEFLKKILYKMSGWLTKRWKSEKVDKLMNSIDSEVDNFNRALAKFVSKAKSGLIWGFILTTIYWTFEFLIASFILIAIGSKPFFIESFIVQLIIAIIMMIPLTPGSSGVAEITATSLYGLFVPSSIVGVFVLLWRLILYYFNVFVGVLASVLIVRREMILRQLKRLKRNQN